The proteins below are encoded in one region of Salipiger sp. H15:
- a CDS encoding 6,7-dimethyl-8-ribityllumazine synthase produces the protein MTKSPTFAFIKARWHAEIVDQAFAGFTQRLAELLPGAEVESFDVPGAFEMPLLAKKLGETGRFDGIAAAALVVDGGIYRHDFVAQAVVSGLMDAQLATGVPVFSVSLTPHHFQPKGEHETFYHAHFVHKGREAADAAVQIYRLNAQVFGPAVSAAA, from the coding sequence GTGACAAAATCCCCTACCTTCGCCTTCATCAAGGCTCGCTGGCATGCCGAGATCGTCGATCAGGCCTTTGCCGGCTTCACCCAGCGCCTCGCCGAGCTGCTGCCCGGCGCCGAGGTCGAGAGCTTCGACGTGCCCGGCGCCTTCGAGATGCCGCTGCTTGCCAAGAAGCTCGGCGAGACCGGCCGTTTCGACGGCATCGCCGCCGCCGCGCTGGTGGTCGATGGCGGCATCTACCGGCATGACTTCGTCGCGCAGGCGGTGGTCTCGGGGCTGATGGATGCGCAGCTGGCGACCGGCGTGCCGGTCTTCTCGGTCTCGCTGACGCCGCACCACTTCCAGCCGAAGGGCGAGCACGAGACCTTCTACCACGCGCATTTCGTCCACAAGGGACGCGAGGCGGCGGATGCGGCGGTACAGATCTACAGGCTGAACGCGCAGGTCTTCGGCCCGGCGGTCAGCGCCGCGGCCTGA
- a CDS encoding flagellin codes for MTSVLTNLSSMAALRSLGNIGKQLEMTQKRISSGLRVETGKDNAAYYALSERMRGDSSAYASISEGLTLSANSVATARLGAESFLDLVDRFAERIAFAQNAEGGMAAIAGDLKGLVTEMTAVISASTFNGDDLVNAAGTLAATPTVSPLGVLTAGAEVTETRRLVTGISRSGGSYGTTAINFETVDLTRLQASFAAIADGFEANATATTGPTFLANILAEVDTLQSGAVDAATRLGVVEKSINSQQDFLAALVDTLDTSVGAMVDADMEEEAARLQALQIQQQLATQALSIANAQPQGILTLFE; via the coding sequence GTGACTTCGGTACTCACGAATTTATCCTCGATGGCCGCCCTGCGGAGCCTCGGCAATATCGGCAAGCAGCTCGAGATGACGCAGAAGCGGATCTCCTCGGGCCTGAGGGTCGAGACCGGCAAGGACAACGCCGCCTATTACGCGCTCTCGGAGCGGATGCGCGGCGACAGCTCGGCCTATGCCTCGATCAGCGAGGGGCTCACCCTCTCGGCGAATTCCGTCGCGACCGCCCGGCTCGGCGCCGAAAGCTTCCTCGACCTCGTCGACAGATTCGCCGAGCGCATCGCCTTTGCCCAGAACGCCGAGGGCGGCATGGCGGCGATCGCCGGCGATCTGAAGGGGCTGGTGACCGAGATGACCGCGGTGATCTCCGCCTCCACCTTCAACGGCGACGATCTGGTCAATGCCGCCGGCACGCTCGCCGCCACGCCGACGGTCAGCCCGCTCGGCGTGCTCACCGCCGGCGCCGAGGTGACCGAGACCCGCCGCCTCGTCACCGGCATCAGCCGCAGCGGCGGCAGCTACGGAACCACGGCGATCAATTTCGAGACGGTCGACCTCACCCGGCTTCAGGCCAGCTTCGCGGCGATCGCGGACGGGTTCGAGGCCAATGCCACCGCCACGACCGGGCCCACCTTCCTTGCCAACATCCTCGCCGAGGTCGACACGCTGCAGTCCGGCGCGGTCGATGCCGCGACGCGGCTCGGAGTGGTCGAGAAGAGCATCAACAGCCAGCAGGACTTCCTCGCCGCGCTGGTGGACACGCTCGACACCAGCGTCGGCGCCATGGTCGATGCCGACATGGAGGAAGAGGCCGCGCGCCTGCAGGCGCTGCAGATCCAGCAGCAGCTGGCAACGCAGGCCCTGTCGATCGCCAACGCGCAGCCGCAGGGCATCCTCACGCTCTTCGAGTAA
- the lysM gene encoding peptidoglycan-binding protein LysM, with the protein MGLFSFLKGKGKKLDDSATPAKASLEAELDTLGLDKTGVDIEVDPDSSRVKIKGQPKDQETREKMILAVGNIEGVAEVEDEAEGPAPVFHEVKEGENLWKIAEATLGEGSRYTEIFEANKPMLSDPDKIYPGQVLRIPA; encoded by the coding sequence ATGGGACTTTTCAGCTTCCTCAAGGGCAAGGGCAAGAAGCTCGACGACTCGGCCACCCCGGCCAAGGCGTCGCTCGAGGCGGAACTCGACACGCTCGGCCTCGACAAGACCGGCGTCGACATCGAGGTCGACCCGGACAGCTCGAGGGTGAAGATCAAGGGCCAGCCCAAGGACCAGGAAACCCGCGAGAAGATGATCCTCGCGGTCGGCAACATCGAGGGCGTGGCCGAGGTCGAGGACGAGGCCGAGGGCCCGGCGCCGGTGTTCCACGAGGTGAAGGAGGGCGAGAACCTCTGGAAGATCGCCGAGGCGACGCTGGGCGAGGGCTCGCGCTACACCGAGATCTTCGAGGCCAACAAGCCGATGCTGAGCGATCCCGACAAGATCTACCCCGGGCAGGTGCTGCGCATTCCCGCCTGA
- a CDS encoding DUF2291 domain-containing protein, with translation MKPTPLLALGLAAGLALAGCKIVKDVAEDEKAIPADASGDDARTAQRIADTFDSKLLPLVHDTALPLPELRAALAGGLDAAGKAHGNRGAGAGAAWNFAVSGEGRVVEAKLDSRARTLGLDTDGDGSSDVTLQLGPVIKGSAMRDVAPFYNFDDFRDQIEFAKLGRAINDQLAERITVPEGDLVGRSVTFTGVVPLKSATEPLTVTPTEIEVAP, from the coding sequence ATGAAACCGACCCCCCTGCTCGCGCTCGGACTCGCGGCGGGCCTCGCGCTTGCCGGATGCAAGATCGTCAAGGACGTGGCCGAGGACGAGAAGGCGATCCCCGCCGATGCCAGCGGCGACGACGCCCGCACCGCGCAGCGCATCGCCGACACGTTCGACAGCAAGCTCCTGCCGCTCGTCCATGACACAGCCCTGCCCCTGCCCGAGCTGCGCGCCGCGCTTGCGGGCGGGCTCGACGCCGCCGGCAAGGCACATGGCAACCGCGGCGCGGGCGCCGGGGCGGCATGGAACTTCGCCGTCTCGGGCGAGGGCCGCGTGGTCGAGGCCAAGCTCGACAGCCGCGCCCGCACGCTCGGGCTCGACACCGACGGCGACGGCAGCAGCGACGTGACGCTGCAGCTCGGCCCGGTGATCAAGGGCAGTGCCATGCGCGACGTGGCCCCCTTCTACAATTTCGACGATTTCCGCGACCAGATCGAGTTCGCCAAGCTCGGCCGTGCGATCAACGACCAGCTGGCGGAGCGCATCACCGTGCCCGAGGGCGATCTTGTCGGCCGCAGCGTGACCTTCACCGGGGTCGTGCCGCTGAAGTCGGCCACCGAGCCGCTCACCGTCACCCCGACCGAGATCGAGGTGGCGCCATGA
- a CDS encoding sugar ABC transporter ATP-binding protein — protein sequence MTPGEAHPVGLSIRNAVKVYPGTRALKGVDFDIRMGAVNVLVGENGAGKSTLMKVIAGVENLTEGEILIGGKPVTFHRKDDAVAHGIGIVFQELNLFPELSVAENVFMGREPLRMGVDIDRRAVVRRTRELLQRLEQDIDPEMQLGFLRIGQQQIVEIAKALAEDARILILDEPTSALSAAEVEVLFRIIDELKAQGVGIVYISHRLEELIRVGDYITVLRDGEITGSRPMEGVDIPWIVRAMIGEKSKDYSQGVSHDFGAEVFRAEHITLPKMGGGWLVDDVSLSLRAGEILGVYGLMGAGRSEFLECVMAQHPGSGGSFFVEGREMRERSVEGRIARGIALVPEDRKRDGLIQIMSIRENLTLSSLKSFTRLFHMSLAAEAERARDYIRRLTIKVASPENPVSSLSGGNQQKVVIGKALMTGPKVLMMDEPSRGIDIGAKAEIYRTMRQLAAEGIGIIFVTSDLEEVLGLSDRILVMADGRVTGEFPKGADAAQVIAAATPDKTRKGHAA from the coding sequence ATGACCCCGGGCGAGGCGCATCCCGTCGGCCTCTCGATCCGCAACGCGGTCAAGGTCTACCCCGGCACCCGCGCGCTCAAGGGCGTCGACTTCGACATCCGCATGGGCGCGGTCAACGTGCTGGTGGGCGAGAACGGCGCGGGCAAGTCGACGCTGATGAAGGTGATCGCCGGGGTCGAGAACCTGACCGAGGGCGAGATCCTCATCGGCGGCAAGCCCGTCACCTTCCACCGCAAGGACGACGCCGTGGCGCATGGCATCGGCATCGTCTTCCAGGAGCTGAACCTCTTCCCCGAGCTCAGCGTCGCCGAGAACGTTTTCATGGGGCGCGAGCCGCTGCGCATGGGCGTCGACATCGACAGGCGCGCCGTCGTGCGCCGCACCCGCGAGCTTTTGCAGCGGCTCGAGCAGGACATCGACCCCGAGATGCAGCTCGGCTTCCTGCGCATCGGCCAGCAGCAGATCGTCGAGATCGCCAAGGCGCTGGCCGAGGACGCGCGGATCCTGATCCTCGACGAGCCCACCTCCGCCCTTTCCGCCGCCGAGGTCGAGGTGCTCTTCCGCATCATCGACGAGCTGAAGGCGCAGGGCGTCGGCATCGTCTACATCTCGCACCGGCTCGAGGAACTGATCCGGGTGGGCGACTACATCACTGTGCTGCGCGACGGCGAGATCACCGGATCGCGCCCGATGGAGGGCGTCGACATCCCCTGGATCGTGCGCGCGATGATCGGCGAGAAGTCCAAGGACTACTCCCAGGGCGTGAGCCACGACTTCGGCGCCGAGGTGTTCCGCGCCGAGCACATCACCCTGCCGAAGATGGGCGGCGGCTGGCTGGTCGACGACGTGTCGCTGTCGCTGCGCGCCGGCGAGATCCTCGGCGTCTACGGGCTGATGGGCGCCGGGCGCTCGGAATTCCTCGAATGCGTCATGGCCCAGCACCCGGGCTCGGGCGGCAGCTTCTTCGTCGAGGGCCGCGAGATGCGCGAGCGCTCGGTCGAGGGGCGCATCGCGCGCGGCATCGCGCTGGTGCCCGAGGACCGCAAGCGCGACGGGCTCATCCAGATCATGTCGATCCGCGAGAACCTCACCCTCTCGTCGCTGAAAAGCTTCACCCGGCTCTTCCACATGAGCCTCGCCGCCGAGGCCGAGCGGGCGCGCGACTACATCCGCCGCCTGACCATCAAGGTCGCCAGCCCCGAGAACCCGGTCTCGTCGCTCTCGGGCGGCAACCAGCAGAAGGTGGTCATCGGCAAGGCGCTGATGACCGGACCCAAGGTGCTGATGATGGACGAGCCCTCGCGCGGGATCGACATCGGCGCCAAGGCCGAGATCTACCGCACGATGCGCCAGCTCGCCGCCGAGGGCATCGGCATCATCTTCGTCACCTCCGACCTCGAGGAAGTGCTGGGGCTTTCCGACCGCATCCTCGTCATGGCCGACGGAAGGGTGACCGGCGAATTCCCCAAGGGCGCCGATGCCGCGCAGGTGATCGCCGCCGCGACGCCGGACAAGACCCGAAAAGGACACGCAGCATGA
- a CDS encoding ABC transporter permease, which yields MTATTASAAKAPQKINWLLLLLKARTFVALILVLGYFSFAAPNFLSTANAVLVSKHVAINAFLAIGMTFVIITGGIDLSVGSVVGLCGMVAGWLLLYGVDFGLGWSIQFNTFEVMLIVCLVGIFVGWINGMLITRFNVAPFIATLGMLYVARGTALLSSEGRTFPNLNGHADYGSASFPTIGAGSVLGIPVMIWMLILVTVGASYIASRTPLGRHIYAVGGNERGAALSGVRVRRVKMFVYMFSGLMAALVGLIIASQLKAAHPATGEFFELNAIAAAVLGGTSMSGGRGRIGGTIVGAFVIGILSDGLIMMGVSSFWQMVIKGLVIIAAVVIDQAQSRLQARVALSQEAAAGR from the coding sequence ATGACCGCCACCACCGCCTCCGCCGCCAAGGCGCCGCAGAAGATCAACTGGCTGCTGCTGCTGCTCAAGGCGCGCACCTTCGTGGCGCTGATCCTCGTGCTGGGCTACTTCTCGTTTGCCGCGCCGAACTTCCTCAGCACCGCCAACGCCGTGCTGGTGTCGAAACACGTGGCGATCAACGCCTTCCTCGCCATCGGCATGACCTTCGTCATCATCACCGGGGGGATCGACCTTTCCGTCGGCTCGGTCGTCGGGCTCTGCGGCATGGTCGCGGGCTGGCTGCTGCTCTACGGCGTCGACTTCGGGCTCGGCTGGTCGATCCAGTTCAACACCTTCGAGGTCATGCTCATCGTCTGCCTCGTCGGCATCTTCGTCGGCTGGATCAACGGCATGCTGATCACGCGCTTCAACGTCGCCCCCTTCATCGCCACGCTCGGCATGCTCTACGTGGCGCGCGGCACGGCGCTGCTCTCCTCCGAGGGGCGCACCTTCCCCAACCTGAACGGCCATGCCGACTACGGCTCGGCCAGCTTCCCGACGATCGGCGCGGGCAGTGTCCTCGGCATCCCGGTGATGATCTGGATGCTGATCCTCGTCACCGTCGGTGCCTCCTACATCGCCAGCCGCACGCCTCTGGGGCGGCACATCTACGCGGTCGGCGGCAACGAGCGCGGCGCCGCGCTCTCGGGCGTGCGGGTGCGGCGGGTGAAGATGTTCGTCTACATGTTCTCGGGGCTGATGGCGGCGCTGGTGGGTCTCATCATCGCCTCGCAGCTGAAGGCCGCGCACCCGGCAACGGGCGAGTTCTTCGAGCTCAACGCCATCGCCGCGGCGGTGCTCGGCGGCACCTCGATGTCGGGCGGGCGCGGGCGGATCGGCGGCACCATCGTCGGCGCCTTCGTCATCGGCATCCTGTCGGACGGGCTGATCATGATGGGCGTCTCGTCCTTCTGGCAGATGGTCATCAAGGGGCTGGTCATCATCGCCGCCGTGGTCATCGACCAGGCGCAAAGCCGGCTGCAGGCGCGTGTGGCCCTGTCGCAAGAGGCCGCGGCCGGACGCTGA
- a CDS encoding CYTH domain-containing protein — MIFPPAFGQIVGIDNAGMPMAREIERKFLVASDDWRAHVSHRVELRDGILALHEGRKVRVRFYGEERVTLCVKGPRSGMSRDEFEYPIPREDGLVLIEHHCDGPPIRKTRHHLRHDGRSWTIDEYHGPLAGTLIAEIELPSEDAAFARPPWLGVEVTHDRDYRQTALLRRHRSALADSA, encoded by the coding sequence TTGATTTTTCCGCCCGCTTTCGGACAGATTGTCGGCATCGACAACGCCGGGATGCCGATGGCACGGGAAATCGAACGCAAGTTTCTGGTCGCCTCCGACGACTGGCGCGCCCATGTCTCGCACCGGGTCGAGCTGCGGGACGGCATCCTTGCCCTGCACGAGGGGCGCAAGGTGCGCGTGCGCTTCTACGGCGAGGAGCGCGTGACGCTCTGCGTCAAGGGCCCGCGCTCGGGCATGTCGCGCGACGAGTTCGAATACCCGATCCCGCGCGAGGACGGGCTTGTGCTGATCGAGCACCACTGCGACGGGCCGCCGATCCGCAAGACCCGCCACCACCTGCGCCACGACGGCCGCAGCTGGACCATCGACGAGTACCACGGCCCGCTCGCCGGCACGCTGATCGCCGAGATCGAGCTGCCCTCGGAGGACGCCGCCTTTGCGCGGCCGCCCTGGCTTGGGGTCGAGGTGACGCATGACAGGGACTACCGGCAGACCGCCCTGCTCCGCCGGCACCGCTCCGCGCTCGCCGACAGCGCGTAG
- a CDS encoding DeoR/GlpR family DNA-binding transcription regulator, whose protein sequence is MARLLAEPRRQRILEWIEEEGSARVRDLSAAFEVSEATIRQDLERLERDGQITREHGGAYLSSVRTQSASMSLHHQENMDRKRKIGALAADLVTDGETLILDAGTTTTEVAVRLTSRSNLTVITNALNIAVILGSIPGNAVHMPGGQFKPPTLSLSGDKSVDYFRSIFAGKLFLATAGVALDTGLTYPSFADLQLKEAMIRAASHVYLVADSTKIGRSSFTRLGALELIHSFITDDGISDATAKEFELRGIEVLIAK, encoded by the coding sequence ATGGCGCGGCTGCTGGCGGAACCGCGGCGGCAGCGCATCCTCGAGTGGATCGAGGAAGAGGGCTCGGCCCGGGTGCGCGACCTGTCGGCGGCCTTCGAGGTCTCCGAGGCCACCATCCGGCAGGATCTCGAGCGGCTCGAGCGCGACGGCCAGATCACCCGCGAGCACGGCGGCGCCTACCTCAGTTCCGTCCGCACCCAATCGGCCAGCATGTCCCTGCACCACCAGGAGAACATGGACCGCAAGCGCAAGATCGGCGCGCTGGCGGCCGACCTTGTGACCGATGGCGAGACGCTGATCCTCGACGCGGGCACCACCACCACCGAGGTCGCGGTGCGGCTCACCTCGCGCAGCAACCTCACGGTGATCACCAACGCGCTCAACATCGCGGTGATCCTCGGCTCGATCCCCGGCAACGCGGTGCACATGCCGGGCGGGCAGTTCAAGCCGCCGACCCTGTCGCTCTCGGGCGACAAGTCGGTGGACTACTTCCGCTCGATCTTTGCCGGGAAACTCTTCCTCGCCACGGCGGGGGTCGCGCTCGACACCGGGCTCACCTACCCCAGCTTTGCCGACCTGCAATTGAAAGAGGCGATGATCCGCGCCGCGAGCCACGTCTACCTCGTGGCCGACAGCACCAAGATCGGGCGCTCGTCCTTCACCCGGCTGGGCGCGCTCGAGCTGATCCATTCCTTCATCACCGACGACGGCATCTCGGACGCCACCGCCAAGGAGTTCGAGCTTCGCGGCATCGAGGTGCTGATCGCGAAGTGA